One segment of Fusarium falciforme chromosome 13, complete sequence DNA contains the following:
- a CDS encoding AA-permease domain-containing protein — MHSDKEKHSKTDFADAGSIQHGDVQGSSDMGHLHRRLNNRQIQLIAAGGSIGTALFISIGGGLAKGGPGSLLLAYTLYSLVLALVNNSVAEMNTYMPVAGGFVRLAGYWVDDALGFLAGWNFFLYEALIIPFEITALTFVISFWNENVTNPGPTAGVCAAVIICYGLLNILTVRFYGEAEFWLSGGKLVLIFLLFAFTFVTMLGGNPKHDSYGFRHFSNPGSFATYLSGGDKGRFEGFLAALWSASFTIVGPEYISMVSAEAQRPTYYIKSAFKTVYYRFCIFFIIGALAVGIVCAYNDPALVEIYFGSGGSGSAAASPYVIAMTNLGIKGLPHLVNFLILTSIFSAGNTYTYCAIRALYSLALEGRAPRFLRYCNKSGVPVYCFCVVMCFPFLSFLQVANGSAKVLGWLISIVTGGGLITFMVMSITYINYHKACVAQGVDRKTERPYYGYFQPYGAYIALAIQFVILLTYGYYAFRPKFDVEVFFQNYSMQILAVLLFGGWKIFKRTRYIRPHEVDLVWERPQIEAYENSFTEPPVGFWTEMAQMVGFRRNKKTSVEA, encoded by the exons ATGCATTcagacaaggagaagcacTCCAAGACGGATTTTGCCGACGCCGGCAGCATCCAGCATGGAGACGTGCAAGGCTCCAGCGACATGGGCCACCTCCACCGCCGCCTCAACAACCGTCAGATCCAGCTCATCGCCGCCGGCGGCTCCATTGGCACGGCCCTGTTCATCTCCATCGGAGGCGGCCTCGCCAAGGGCGGCCCGGGGAGTCTCCTGCTCGCCTACACCCTCTACTcgctcgtcctcgccctcgtcaacAACTCGGTCGCCGAGATGAACACATACATGCCCGTCGCCGGTGGATTCGTCCGCCTAGCGGGATACTGGGTCGATGATGCCTTGGGCTTCCTCGCCGGCTGGAACTTCTTCCTCTACGAGGCACTGATTATCCCCTTTGAGATCACCGCCCTGACCTTTGTCATCTCCTTCTGGAACGAAAACGTGACAAACCCCGGACCTACGGCTGGGGTTTGCGCTGCTGTCATTATCTGCTACGG ACTTCTCAACATCCTCACGGTTCGCTTCTACGGCGAAGCTGAATTCTGGCTCTCGGGAGGCAaactcgtcctcatctttctcctctttgcATTTACCTTTGTCACAATGCTGGGTGGCAATCCAAAGCATGACTCTT ATGGCTTCAGGCATTTCTCTAATCCCGGGTCGTTTGCTACATACCTCAGCGGAGGCGACAAGGGCCGGTTCGAAGGcttcctcgccgccctcTGGAGCGCCTCCTTCACCATCGTCGGACCCGAGTACATCTCCATGGTCTCTGCCGAGGCGCAGCGCCCTACCTACTACATCAAGTCGGCCTTCAAGACCGTCTACTACcgcttctgcatcttctttATTATCGGTGCCCTGGCCGTGGGCATCGTTTGCGCCTACAACGACCCTGCCCTTGTCGAGATCTACTTTGGAAGCGGTGGCTCTGGCAGTGCGGCTGCCTCTCCCTATGTCATTGCTATGACCAACCTTGGCATCAAGGGCCTGCCTCACCTCGTCAACTTTCTGATCCtcacctccatcttctccgccGGCAACACCTACACCTACTGTGCCATTCGAGCCCTCTACTCGCTGGCTCTCGAAGGCCGTGCTCCTCGATTCCTCCGATACTGCAACAAGTCCGGTGTCCCCGTCTACTGTTTCTGTGTCGTCATGTGTTTCCCCTTCCTCTCGTTCCTCCAGGTCGCCAACGGCTCTGCCAAGGTTCTGGGCTGGCTCATCAGCATCGTCACCGGTGGTGGTCTGATCACCTTCATGGTCATGTCCATCACCTATATCAACTACCACAAGGCTTGCGTTGCCCAGGGCGTCGACCGAAAGACCGAGCGACCCTACTACGGCTACTTCCAGCCTTATGGAGCTTATATCGCCCTGGCTATCCAGTttgtcatcctcctcacctACGGATACTACGCCTTCCGACCCAAGTTTGACGTCGAGGTCTTCTTCCAGAACTACTCGATGCAAATCCTGGCCGTCCTTCTCTTTGGCGGATGGAAGATCTTCAAGCGCACCCGCTACATCCGGCCCCACGAGGTCGACCTGGTCTGGGAGCGACCCCAGATCGAGGCCTACGAGAACTCCTTCACCGAGCCCCCAGTTGGCTTCTGGACCGAGATGGCCCAGATGGTGGGTTTCCGAAGGAACAAGAAGACTTCGGTAGAGGCTTAA
- a CDS encoding FMN-red domain-containing protein produces MSLRVRTFTSNLHASTPFHGLLLHRYFSGSISAKQTQNLGLAMNGHGDLNNSHAGRAAIKLAADPAYSYQSLAIDSDEDDVGIREQYRPFLFNGSPSTDDWISELELSTAIKMVQSEILDRGLDRLRILVLYGSLRSRSYSRLLAYEAARILFRLGCDVRVFDPAGLPQKDDVQHCHPKVQELRELSKWSDGHVWVSPEQHGNLSGIFKQQIDWIPLSSGSVRPTQGRTLAIAQVSGGSQSFNAVNSLRILGRWMRMFAIPNQSSVPKAYTQFTSEPEGSRMLASSNRDRLVDCMEELVKYTIVVRPHFDLFGDRFSEREERRAKEAKGEV; encoded by the exons ATGAGCCTCCGAGTTCGCACTTTCACAAGCAACCTCCACGCAAGCACGCCTTTCcacgggcttcttcttcatcgataTTTCTCTGGTAGCATCTCAGCAAAGCAGACCCAGAACCTCGGCCTCGCGATGAACGGACACGGAGATTTGAACAACTCCCACGCTGGGAGGGCAGCAATTAAGCTTGCTGCCGATCCCGCCTACAGCTATCAGTCCCTCGCCATTGACTCCGACGAAGATGACGTCGGAATCCGAGAGCAATATCGCCCTTTTCTTTTCAACGGCAGTCCTTCCACCGATGACTGGATCTCGGAACTGGAGCTGAGCACAGCGATCAAGATGGTGCAGTCGGAGATCTTGGACAGAGGGCTCGATCGCCTCCGCATTCTGGTTCTCTACGGTAGTCTCAGAAGTCG ATCATACTCCCGTCTGCTTGCCTACGAAGCAGCGCGCATTCTTTTCCGCCTCGGCTGTGATGTCCGAGTCTTCGACCCTGCTGGTCTGCCCCAGAAGGACGACGTCCAGCACTGCCATCCTAAAGTACAAGAACTGCGGGAATTGAGCAAGTGGAGCGACGGGCATGTATGGGTCAGCCCTGAGCAGCATGGTAACTTG TCGGGCATCTTCAAGCAGCAGATTGACTGGATCCCATTATCCTCCGGCTCGGTGCGTCCTACTCAAGGAAGAACCCTGGCCATTGCCCAAGTCAGCGGAGGATCACAGTCTTTCAACGCTGTCAACTCGCTTCGGATACTCGGACGGTGGATGCGCATGTTTGCCATTCCCAACCAAAGCTCGGTACCAAAGGCATACACGCAGTTTACATCTGAGCCTGAGGGCAGCCGTATGCTTGCCAGCTCAAACCGGGACCGCCTCGTTGATTGCATGGAAGAGCTTGTGAAATATACCATCGTCGTGAGACCCCATTTTGACTTGTTTGGGGATCGATTCAGTGAGCGCGAGGAGCGCAGGGCCAAGGAGGCAAAAGGGGAAGTGTGA
- a CDS encoding Rhodanese domain-containing protein: protein MNITKSLLKLGARPRLNLAFQPVNCIYSSKMASTNAATPWHAAYPPPLNKTLAAMTRQAALEMMKDSKNITGKNYVLIDLRRTDHEGGAIRGSINLPAQSLYPMIPTQYSLFKSAGVQKIIRYCSSSRGRGSRAAGWFKDHLDERGDSDMESVILFEGIAGWAKAGGEFVEWMDEYDATVWDSK from the exons ATGAACATCACAAAATCTCTCCTAAAGTTGGGCGCTCGTCCTCGCCTAAATCTCGCATTCCAACCGGTCAACTGCATCTACTCATCCAAGATGGCCTCTACTAATGCCGCCACGCCCTGGCATGCTGCCTACCCTCCTCCACTCAACAAGACCCTCGCGGCCATGACACGCCAGGCAGcattggagatgatgaaggacAGCAAGAATATCACTGGCAAGAATTACGTCCTCATCGATCTCCGTCGGACAGACCACGAG GGCGGTGCCATTCGCGGATCCATCAATCTGCCGGCACAGAGCCTCTACCCGATGATACCGACGCAGTACAGCCTGTTTAAATCGGCGGGAGTCCAAAAAATCATCCGGTACTGCT CATCCTCTCGCGGCCGGGGCTCGCGAGCAGCTGGATGGTTCAAGGACCATCTCGACGAGCGAGGCGACAGCGATATGGAGAGCGTGATTCTATTCGAAGGCATTGCCGGCTGGGCCAAAGCCGGTGGCGAGTTCGTggagtggatggatgagtACGACGCGACTGTTTGGGATAGCAAGTAG
- a CDS encoding Cytochrome p450 protein: MASVQGQALDPSPSSTEKAQPRSLLSNAEVMGNTFIFILAGHETTTNSIHFSALHLAMNPASQVSLHKDIDENFGTGDPDEWNYEEAINKLFSGMVGATFNELLRIMPPVINIPKSVTQTQDQVITSGSQEYTLPKGTYISLNVIGVQRNPNHWPTKPSKRTNKCNDLDDFIPERWLRCDAKADTRNPDDSGDEGDNDLGAYTGTSNATNLFRPVRGSFIPFSEGTRSCLGRHIARTEVAAVLATIFQRYTIQYNTIQFITPGGLFWPKGHSSLMHTYIA; the protein is encoded by the coding sequence ATGGCCTCCGTCCAAGGCCAGGCCCTAGACCCCAGTCCATCGTCTACCGAGAAAGCACAGCCTCGATCACTCCTAAGCAACGCCGAAGTTATGGGAAATACCTTCATCTTCATTCTCGCCGGACACGAAACAACCACTAACTCAATCCACTTCTCCGCCCTCCACCTAGCCATGAACCCCGCCTCCCAAGTCAGCTTACACAAAGACATCGATGAGAATTTCGGCACCGGAGATCCCGACGAATGGAACTACGAAGAAGCTATCAACAAGCTCTTCAGCGGCATGGTCGGCGCGACCTTTAACGAGCTCCTCCGCATCATGCCCCCGGTAATCAACATTCCGAAATCCGTAACCCAGACCCAAGATCAAGTGATCACCTCAGGCAGCCAGGAATACACCCTCCCCAAGGGCACCTACATCAGCCTGAACGTTATCGGCGTCCAACGTAACCCCAATCACTGGCCGACAAAGCCCAGCAAGCGCACGAACAAGTGCAacgacctcgacgacttTATACCCGAGCGGTGGCTCAGGTGCGACGCGAAAGCAGATACGAGAAATCCCGATGACTCGGGAGACGAGGGCGACAATGATCTTGGCGCTTATACGGGTACATCTAACGCTACGAATCTGTTTCGTCCTGTTAGGGGGTCTTTTATTCCATTCTCGGAAGGCACGCGCTCGTGTCTCGGTCGCCATATCGCTCGGACTGAGGTGGCGGCTGTCCTCGCGACCATCTTTCAGCGATACACAATACAATACAATACAATACAATTTATTACGCCCGGCGGCTTGTTTTGGCCGAAAGGGCACTCATCACTAATGCATACGTACATTGCCTAA
- a CDS encoding DDE-Tnp-1-7 domain-containing protein: MPYNKFQLLHRHLRPFDHTKYDETAPIPKVFQCVEEWSDHIQAVSMQIFRPGSHLAVDECIIRYTGKSDDITVIKGKPSPVGFKVWVIAQCGFFIRWIWHVKKKPHGAAGVEISTQESSSQGRSSKRRKVTVEAPDTEDETFLPNSTQAIVVAFANMLPKATYHVFVDNLFSSSPLFRNLRNHGLGATGTARTNSGIHKEIIQDKNNDGKVRKMYEFNTVKAIPTPDNQVLTSDTFH, translated from the coding sequence ATGCCATACAACAAGTTTCAGCTCCTCCACAGACACCTTCGTCCCTTTGACCACACCAAATATGACGAAACCGCACCTATTCCGAAGGTATTCCAATGCGTTGAAGAGTGGTCTGACCACATACAGGCCGTATCTATGCAGATATTCCGGCCCGGGTCTCACCTTGCCGTCGATGAGTGCATAATCCGCTATACGGGCAAAAGCGATGACATAACGGTCATCAAAGGCAAGCCTAGCCCCGTAGGCTTCAAGGTATGGGTCATCGCCCAATGCGGCTTCTTTATTCGGTGGATTTGGCACGTTAAGAAGAAACCACACGGTGCCGCTGGCGTTGAAATTTCAACGCAGGAGTCATCATCGCAAGGCCGGTCAAGCAAGCGAAGAAAAGTCACAGTCGAAGCCCCTGATACAGAAGACGAGACTTTCTTACCAAATTCGACTCAGGCTATCGTTGTTGCCTTTGCAAATATGCTGCCAAAAGCGACATATCACGTCTTTgtggataacctcttctcgtcaTCTCCTCTCTTCCGCAACCTCCGCAACCACGGCCTCGGCGCCACAGGCACGGCTCGCACGAATAGCGGCATCCATAAGGAAATCATACAAGATAAGAACAATGACGGCAAAGTCAGGAAAATGTACGAATTTAATACGGTCAAGGCGATACCAACCCCTGACAACCAGGTGCTGACTTCAGACACTTTTCACTGA
- a CDS encoding Superoxide dismutase produces the protein MSPTLLCTTHVLRGSLRARAVKPLADMASISFVRGKAALPDLPYDYSALEPYISGQIMELHHSKHHQTYVNGFNAALEAFAEASAKGDAKAVVTQAPLINFHGGGHVNHSLFWENLAPNGNGGGGEPEGKLLTAINEDFGSLDALQKQTNAALAGIQGSGWAWLVKDKTSGTLSVVTRANQDPVTGNLEPLLGIDAWEHAYYLQYQNRKAEYFSAIWDVINWGTVSKRFEK, from the exons ATGTCGCCCACCCTCCTGTGCACCACACATGTCCTGCGCGGCAGCCTCCGCGCCCGCGCTGTGAAGCCCCTCGCCGACATGGCCTCGATCAGCTTCGTCCGCGGCAAGGCCGCTCTCCCCGACCTCCCCT ATGACTACAGCGCCCTCGAGCCCTACATCTCCGGCCAGATCATGGAGCTCCACCACTCTAAGCACCACCAGACGTACGTCAACGGCTTCAAcgccgccctcgaggccTTCGCTGAGGCCAGCGCCAAGGGCGACGCAAAGGCAGTCGTCACCCAGGCACCCTTGATCAACTTCCACGGCGGCGGCCACGTCAACCACTCGCTCTTTTGGGAGAACCTCGCCCCCAACGGCAAcggtggcggcggcgagcCCGAGGGCAAGCTCCTGACCGCCATCAACGAGGACTTCGGCTCCTTGGACGCTCTCCAGAAGCAGACCAACGCCGCCCTCGCCGGCATCCAGGGCTCCGGCTGGGCCTGGctcgtcaaggacaagacttCCGGCACCCTTAGCGTTGTCACCCGCGCCAACCAGGACCCCGTCACCGGCAACCTCGAGCCCCTCCTCGGCATCGACGCCTGGGAGCACGCCTACTACCTCCAGTACCAGAACCGCAAGGCCGAGTACTTTAGCGCCATCTGGGACGTCATCAACTGGGGCACCGTCTCCAAGCGCTTCGAGAAATAA
- a CDS encoding Hva1-TUDOR domain-containing protein, whose protein sequence is MARYKSGQSVRYKPVGGPDSQNSETVGVITDVLTEPGIQADRNVRASPDSPRYEIQNSNTGKVTMVYEANILGPS, encoded by the exons ATGGCTCGATATAAGTCTGGTCAGTCAGTTCGATACAAGCCGGTTGGCG GCCCTGACTCGCAAAACTCCGAAACTGTTGGTGTTATCACTGACGTCTTGACGGAGCCTGGCATTCAGGCCGATCGAAATGTCCGGGCCAGCCCTGATTCTCCCCGATACGAG ATTCAGAATTCGAACACGGGCAAGGTCACTATGGTCTACGAGGCAAACATTCTCGGTCCATCCTAG